One genomic segment of Paenibacillus sp. FSL H8-0332 includes these proteins:
- a CDS encoding AAA family ATPase has translation MLYLRHVELLRDAVPSFGSYPFNLPVVRTLERLAFQKQVTFLVGENGSGKSTLLEGIAAAWGFNSEGGTLNFSFNTRASHSSLYEYLRIAKGVKRPRDGFFLRAESYYNVATYIDELDEDPEAGRPIKSSYGGSSLHEQSHGESFFSTFVHRFGGQGIYILDEPEAALSPVRQMSLLARMHELAAQNSQFIIATHSPILMSYPGADILLLQGESITPVALEDTDHYTVTRAFMTNREKMLRELLGDEFDPL, from the coding sequence ATGCTGTATCTGCGCCATGTCGAGCTGTTGCGCGATGCGGTCCCTTCCTTCGGAAGCTATCCGTTTAATCTGCCGGTGGTAAGAACCTTGGAACGGCTTGCTTTTCAGAAACAGGTCACTTTTCTTGTAGGGGAGAACGGTAGCGGGAAGTCTACCTTGCTGGAGGGCATTGCTGCTGCCTGGGGGTTCAATTCGGAAGGGGGGACGCTGAATTTCTCATTCAATACCCGGGCCTCGCATTCCAGTCTCTATGAATATTTGCGGATTGCCAAAGGGGTCAAGCGGCCGAGGGACGGATTTTTTCTGCGTGCGGAGAGTTACTACAATGTGGCTACTTACATCGATGAGCTGGATGAGGACCCCGAGGCGGGAAGACCCATTAAATCCTCCTATGGAGGAAGCTCGCTGCATGAGCAGTCGCATGGGGAATCCTTCTTCTCCACATTCGTTCACCGCTTCGGCGGACAGGGCATCTATATTCTGGATGAGCCCGAGGCCGCCCTGTCTCCTGTACGGCAAATGTCACTACTGGCGCGGATGCATGAGCTGGCAGCGCAGAATTCCCAGTTCATCATCGCCACCCACTCCCCGATTCTGATGTCCTATCCGGGTGCGGATATTCTTCTGCTGCAGGGAGAGAGTATCACGCCTGTTGCGCTGGAAGACACGGATCATTACACAGTCACCCGCGCCTTCATGACCAACCGGGAGAAGATGCTCCGCGAGCTGCTGGGCGATGAGTTCGATCCACTATAA
- a CDS encoding glycosyltransferase: MNNEFIMPAPPLPRTPAEEEKLRGRLTGFKGGYDEGYLRGRLAVLDGRPEEPQPVRNIHVMYVASGKGYPYSPLDDAVLFALQRLTAQVTITDVRQNLVELAAAQRPDLVLVLDGLDLPLEQVAILRGQGIKTAIWLTDDPYYTDFTMKIVAHYDYVFTLERNCVEIYRGLGCTEVHYLPFAAHREHYRPTTGRSPVTRDVSFIGSAYWNRINFFRDIMPELMSYNTVINGIWWDRLPEAPLYGDRIEIGKWMSPQETAVAYSGSKIVINLHRSHIDDAVNNNTLYIPAVSPNPRTFEIAASGTLQLSDARDDLGSFYKVGEEIDTFSSPHELMGKIQYYLTHEEERREMSLRAFERTLRDHTYTRRLSQLLTIIYG; this comes from the coding sequence ATGAACAACGAATTTATTATGCCTGCCCCGCCGTTGCCGAGAACCCCTGCGGAGGAAGAGAAGCTGCGGGGACGTCTGACCGGCTTCAAGGGAGGCTATGACGAAGGATATCTGCGGGGACGTCTCGCTGTGCTGGACGGACGCCCGGAGGAGCCGCAGCCGGTAAGGAATATCCATGTGATGTACGTGGCTTCAGGCAAGGGATATCCGTATTCACCGCTGGATGATGCCGTGCTCTTCGCACTGCAGCGGTTAACGGCTCAGGTCACGATTACTGATGTGCGGCAGAATCTGGTGGAGCTGGCTGCTGCCCAGCGTCCCGACCTCGTGCTGGTGCTGGATGGTCTGGATTTACCGCTGGAGCAGGTGGCTATTCTGCGCGGCCAGGGCATCAAGACCGCGATCTGGCTGACCGATGATCCGTATTACACGGATTTCACAATGAAGATTGTGGCCCATTATGACTATGTATTCACACTGGAGCGTAATTGCGTAGAGATCTACCGCGGCCTTGGCTGCACGGAGGTCCACTATCTGCCCTTTGCCGCGCATCGTGAGCATTACCGTCCGACTACCGGACGTTCGCCGGTCACCCGGGATGTCAGCTTCATCGGGTCGGCTTACTGGAACCGGATTAATTTCTTCCGCGATATTATGCCGGAGCTGATGAGCTATAACACAGTCATTAACGGAATCTGGTGGGACCGGTTGCCGGAAGCGCCGCTCTATGGCGACCGGATTGAGATCGGCAAGTGGATGTCCCCTCAGGAGACGGCTGTAGCTTACAGCGGCTCGAAGATTGTAATCAACCTTCACCGCTCGCATATCGACGATGCCGTCAACAATAATACATTGTATATTCCGGCTGTATCGCCAAATCCGCGTACGTTCGAGATTGCTGCCAGTGGCACGCTGCAGCTCAGCGATGCCCGTGACGATCTCGGCTCCTTCTACAAGGTGGGCGAAGAGATCGACACCTTCTCCAGCCCCCACGAGCTGATGGGCAAAATCCAGTACTATCTGACGCATGAGGAAGAGCGCCGGGAGATGTCCCTCCGCGCTTTCGAACGGACGCTGAGGGATCACACGTATACCAGACGTCTGAGCCAGCTGCTTACTATTATTTACGGGTAA
- a CDS encoding aspartyl-phosphate phosphatase Spo0E family protein, whose product MGNDEYKDKIEQARQELNKLALEYGMQDVRVLRQSVKLDALLNEYSDCHTEKDDQLY is encoded by the coding sequence ATGGGGAATGACGAATACAAGGACAAGATTGAACAGGCAAGACAGGAACTGAACAAACTGGCCTTGGAGTACGGGATGCAGGATGTCCGGGTACTCCGCCAATCGGTGAAGCTGGATGCGCTTCTGAATGAATACAGTGATTGTCATACAGAAAAGGATGACCAGCTTTATTAG
- a CDS encoding DUF3880 domain-containing protein, whose amino-acid sequence MKTKKRGGLPRDYRDGYLQGYHLGLCEAVKRLNTPEVGERQPLKLMYVPQGFQAIDTGVAEALRLLVSELIICPPETMLEVASRELPEAVLVMNGLHVFPENHLEQITAIRQLGIPAAIWFVDDPYFTEDTSVICRHYDYVFTHELGCVEFYRSLGTASVHYLPLCVNPQMFYPRHTGPQYHYDVVFIGNAFRNRTELFDELVPFLRGKKVLIAGGFWERLAHFEELSPYIREGFIPPEETANYYSGAKLVINIHRPWEGGMDNRNTFQLPSLSINPRTYEISACGTMQLTDIRQDLDIHYKPGRDLETFASADELKRKIDYYLNHDKERRQYALRGLQTTLRRHTFTSRLPHLLGVLTSRG is encoded by the coding sequence GTGAAAACAAAAAAGAGAGGCGGGCTTCCACGGGATTACCGGGATGGCTATCTGCAAGGGTACCATCTCGGCCTGTGCGAAGCCGTGAAGCGCCTGAATACCCCTGAAGTGGGGGAACGCCAGCCATTAAAACTGATGTATGTTCCCCAGGGATTTCAGGCCATCGATACGGGAGTCGCTGAAGCGCTGCGGCTGCTGGTAAGCGAGCTGATCATCTGTCCTCCGGAAACTATGCTGGAGGTGGCATCGCGCGAATTGCCTGAGGCGGTGCTGGTGATGAACGGGCTGCATGTATTTCCGGAGAATCATCTGGAACAAATTACGGCAATAAGACAGCTGGGAATCCCGGCGGCGATCTGGTTTGTGGATGATCCTTATTTCACCGAGGACACATCCGTCATCTGCCGGCATTACGATTATGTGTTCACGCATGAACTGGGCTGTGTGGAATTCTACCGTTCGCTGGGGACGGCGTCTGTGCACTACCTTCCGCTGTGCGTCAACCCCCAGATGTTCTACCCGCGCCACACCGGACCGCAATATCACTATGATGTCGTGTTCATCGGCAATGCCTTCCGCAACCGTACGGAGCTGTTCGATGAACTGGTCCCCTTCCTGCGGGGGAAGAAGGTGCTGATCGCCGGCGGATTCTGGGAGCGGCTGGCCCACTTCGAGGAGCTGTCTCCGTACATCAGAGAGGGCTTCATCCCGCCGGAGGAGACAGCCAATTATTACAGCGGCGCGAAGCTGGTCATTAATATCCACCGGCCCTGGGAGGGAGGGATGGACAACCGGAATACATTCCAGCTTCCGTCCCTCTCTATTAATCCCCGGACCTATGAGATCAGCGCCTGCGGGACGATGCAGCTGACCGATATCCGGCAGGATCTGGATATCCACTACAAGCCGGGCCGGGATCTGGAGACCTTCGCTTCTGCCGATGAGCTGAAGCGCAAAATTGATTATTACCTGAATCACGACAAGGAGCGCCGGCAGTATGCGCTGCGGGGACTGCAGACCACGCTGCGCCGGCATACCTTTACTTCGCGTCTGCCTCATTTACTGGGTGTTCTTACTTCAAGAGGGTGA
- a CDS encoding LTA synthase family protein, which produces MREGKPASVQAHFYIVAGLLWLKLLLLRGLFFDRIAWEWIAADLAPVLLLLGVLAVITPRRMRKGVFWSLGGLLSLLFFAASVYFNHFGSVPTYLALYELNQVFQVKESVESTIEWVDYLFFADLVIVMIYSLIRRWKKGPERWQRNSRSSQPVGRTRSIYLVVLLIAIIGGGSLSAYSIHSARGITNELVQAETAGFLNYEVVAAIKAQEDSGLIGTGDIQETIAKVQALEATYPYKAVTGGLPEHFGARKGKNVIIIQMEAFQNFPLHQSLGGQELTPVLNGLAAEGFYFPHVYQQVGPGNTSDAEFMSNTSIYPIASLAMSTGFGDRELPGLPRLLRDKGYEAYTFHVNKVGFWNRNELYPALGFNGYYDKGSFKNDHFNSFGASDEQLYATAVEKLAVLHQKGTPFYAQLVTASSHHPFKVPDSFRRIQVPDKLQGTMLGDYLTAVNYTDYAIGTLIDRLKQQGMWEDTVLVLYGDHFGLQPKDVPAEQVEDALGIKYDDRISRFNIPLVIHVPGMKQGQVVERTGGQLDVLPTVANLLGVSLKDEGFTAFGHDLLNVDRNVVGMRYYLPTGSFFNDEVLFVPGKSFADGEAVSLDTHEPVKDFSAYQSDYDYILKLMGLSDEYVKLLPQR; this is translated from the coding sequence ATGAGAGAGGGCAAACCTGCGTCTGTGCAGGCTCATTTCTATATCGTGGCGGGACTGCTGTGGCTGAAGCTGCTGCTGCTGAGGGGTCTGTTCTTTGACCGGATTGCCTGGGAGTGGATCGCTGCGGATCTGGCGCCGGTACTCCTGCTGCTGGGTGTGCTGGCTGTAATCACACCTCGGCGGATGAGAAAAGGGGTCTTCTGGAGCTTGGGCGGCCTATTGTCGCTGCTGTTCTTTGCGGCCAGTGTGTACTTCAATCACTTCGGCTCGGTGCCTACCTATCTGGCGCTCTATGAGCTGAACCAGGTGTTTCAGGTGAAAGAGAGTGTGGAATCTACGATTGAGTGGGTTGATTATCTGTTTTTTGCCGATCTAGTGATAGTGATGATCTATTCGCTCATCCGCAGATGGAAGAAGGGCCCTGAACGGTGGCAGAGGAACAGTCGGAGCAGTCAGCCTGTAGGCAGAACCCGGAGCATTTATCTCGTGGTGCTGCTGATAGCAATCATTGGAGGCGGATCGCTGTCAGCGTATTCGATTCATTCGGCCCGGGGAATTACCAATGAGCTGGTCCAGGCGGAGACGGCCGGATTCCTGAATTATGAGGTTGTGGCAGCGATCAAGGCCCAGGAGGACAGCGGCCTCATCGGGACCGGTGATATTCAGGAGACGATAGCCAAGGTGCAGGCACTGGAGGCTACCTATCCATACAAGGCAGTGACAGGCGGACTGCCGGAGCATTTCGGAGCGCGAAAAGGGAAAAACGTCATCATCATCCAGATGGAGGCGTTTCAGAATTTCCCGCTGCATCAGTCACTGGGGGGTCAGGAGCTGACCCCGGTGCTGAATGGCCTGGCCGCAGAGGGCTTTTATTTCCCGCATGTGTATCAGCAGGTAGGTCCGGGCAATACCTCGGATGCGGAATTTATGAGCAACACCTCAATTTATCCGATCGCTTCGCTTGCCATGTCCACAGGCTTCGGGGACCGGGAGCTGCCGGGACTGCCGCGGCTTTTGCGGGATAAGGGGTATGAGGCGTACACGTTCCATGTGAACAAGGTGGGCTTCTGGAACCGGAATGAGCTCTATCCGGCGCTTGGCTTCAACGGCTACTATGACAAAGGCTCCTTCAAGAATGACCATTTCAATTCGTTCGGGGCCTCCGATGAGCAGCTCTATGCTACTGCCGTGGAGAAGCTGGCGGTGCTGCATCAGAAGGGCACGCCTTTCTATGCCCAGCTGGTGACGGCCTCCAGCCATCATCCGTTCAAGGTGCCGGACAGCTTCCGCCGCATTCAGGTGCCGGACAAGCTCCAGGGCACGATGCTGGGCGATTATCTGACGGCGGTGAACTATACGGATTATGCGATAGGCACGCTGATTGACAGATTGAAGCAGCAGGGGATGTGGGAGGATACCGTGCTGGTGCTGTACGGTGACCATTTCGGCCTGCAGCCGAAGGACGTCCCTGCGGAGCAGGTGGAGGACGCGCTGGGCATCAAGTATGACGACCGGATCAGCCGGTTCAACATTCCGCTGGTGATCCACGTGCCCGGCATGAAGCAGGGACAGGTCGTGGAGCGGACCGGCGGACAGCTGGATGTGCTGCCGACGGTAGCCAATCTGCTCGGGGTATCGCTGAAGGACGAAGGGTTCACGGCGTTCGGGCATGATCTGCTGAATGTGGACCGTAATGTGGTGGGCATGCGCTATTATTTGCCGACAGGCTCTTTTTTCAATGATGAAGTGTTGTTCGTGCCCGGTAAGAGCTTCGCGGACGGTGAGGCGGTCTCGCTGGATACGCATGAGCCAGTCAAGGATTTCAGTGCCTATCAGAGCGATTACGACTACATCCTGAAGCTGATGGGCTTATCTGACGAATATGTGAAGCTGCTTCCGCAGCGTTAG
- a CDS encoding glycosyltransferase family 4 protein, whose translation MAAPQPFAGERRDTMADKATIVLFSHVSNTRSITGAEKLLLFFSRELSPYFNCILVAPQDGKLTQLARSYGLQVRLMSIPLVYGVYTPYAGLPADIRKMQEGREYQELTHWLAELRPSFVITSTCVHALPPIAAKSLGIPVIWKISETITDNEFTPISVELIHNNSDEILAISQTAAACFPEDIRDSKVTQLPPSWSDADLMFEAWSKLRGERRSELKIAPGDPLIGYVSSFINKEKGLEHFVKMAVLVHEQHPAARYLVVGTPGDKSYYERCVRKVKLEGLTSLFRFVGYEECLPAAYCAMDLLVVPSLIREGFGMTALEGYAFSKPVVAYDSGGLREILDAAGCGELLVPAGDIDALAGRVNALLADQAMAAGIGRQARERIEAVYGPAAYRARLQGLAERWHLRYCLQPPQLIGGPEAPPAAAPAGGKSAPAAQPTRGKTGRRAARLRAAKLRRGRLRRAKSRSGAAGTRPRRKKRAAGSARRRASGGKKRRVGQAGSRRSKRRRKAS comes from the coding sequence ATGGCTGCTCCACAGCCCTTCGCAGGGGAGCGCCGAGACACCATGGCCGACAAAGCGACAATCGTCCTCTTTTCCCATGTCTCTAACACGCGCAGTATTACGGGTGCGGAGAAGCTGCTGTTATTCTTCAGCCGGGAGCTGTCTCCTTACTTCAATTGTATCCTCGTAGCCCCGCAGGACGGGAAGCTGACACAGCTGGCCCGGAGCTACGGCCTTCAAGTCCGGCTGATGTCTATTCCGCTGGTCTATGGAGTGTACACCCCCTATGCCGGTCTTCCGGCAGATATCCGCAAAATGCAGGAGGGCCGGGAATATCAAGAGCTGACTCACTGGCTTGCGGAGCTCCGTCCGTCCTTCGTGATCACCAGCACTTGTGTGCATGCCCTGCCGCCAATTGCGGCGAAGTCACTGGGCATACCGGTGATCTGGAAGATCTCGGAGACCATTACAGACAACGAGTTCACCCCGATCAGCGTAGAGCTGATCCACAACAACAGCGATGAGATTCTGGCGATTTCACAGACAGCGGCAGCATGCTTCCCCGAGGATATCCGCGATAGCAAGGTAACCCAGCTTCCCCCTTCATGGAGTGACGCGGATTTGATGTTCGAGGCCTGGAGCAAGCTGCGCGGCGAACGGCGGAGTGAGCTGAAGATTGCCCCGGGGGACCCGCTGATCGGCTATGTCTCTTCCTTCATAAATAAGGAGAAGGGGCTGGAGCATTTCGTCAAGATGGCCGTCCTGGTGCATGAGCAGCATCCGGCTGCCCGCTACCTCGTAGTGGGGACTCCCGGGGATAAAAGCTACTATGAGCGCTGTGTCCGCAAGGTGAAGCTGGAGGGTCTGACCTCGCTCTTCCGGTTTGTCGGATACGAAGAATGTCTGCCGGCCGCTTACTGCGCGATGGATCTGCTCGTTGTCCCCAGCCTGATCCGGGAAGGCTTCGGCATGACGGCCCTGGAGGGCTATGCCTTCAGCAAGCCGGTTGTCGCTTATGATTCCGGCGGCCTGCGGGAGATTCTGGACGCCGCAGGCTGCGGGGAACTGCTCGTGCCTGCGGGAGACATCGACGCGCTGGCCGGGCGGGTGAACGCGCTGCTGGCCGACCAGGCGATGGCGGCCGGCATTGGCCGGCAGGCGCGGGAGCGCATCGAGGCCGTCTACGGCCCGGCGGCTTACCGCGCCCGGCTGCAAGGCTTAGCGGAGAGGTGGCATCTCCGCTACTGCCTCCAGCCGCCGCAGCTCATCGGCGGCCCGGAAGCCCCGCCCGCAGCTGCGCCGGCGGGCGGGAAGAGCGCCCCCGCGGCACAGCCGACGCGGGGCAAGACCGGGCGCCGCGCCGCACGGCTGCGGGCCGCGAAGCTGCGGCGCGGCAGGCTGCGCCGCGCCAAGTCCCGGAGCGGCGCGGCGGGAACGCGCCCGCGCCGTAAGAAGCGCGCGGCAGGCTCCGCGCGCCGTCGGGCCAGCGGCGGCAAGAAGCGCCGCGTGGGCCAGGCCGGAAGCCGCCGGAGCAAGCGGCGGCGTAAGGCATCCTGA